GGTGAGGACATCGCCGAGGCTGGTCCGCTCCTCCGGGGAGAGGTCCTGGAGGAGATCCTCCTCGAAGACCGTGGCGAGTCGCATGGCCTCCAGCCACTTCTCGCGCCCCTCGTCCGTCAGCTCCACGATCACGCGGACACGGTTGGACTCGTCCCGCTCCCTGGTGACCAGACCCTCCGCGACCATCCGGTCGATGCGGTGGGTCATCGCGGCCGGCGTCAGGCCGAGTCCCTTGGCGAGGTCGCTGGGGCCCATTTGGTAGGGAGCGCCGGAGAGGACGAGGGCCTTGAGCACCTCCCACTCCGCGTTACTGATGCCGAGGGCGGAGGTCTGACGGCCGTAGGCGACGTTCATACGGCGGTTCAGCCGGGACAGCGCCGAGACGATCTGCTCGACCTGGGGATCGAGGTCCCGGAACTCGCGCTGGTACGCGGCGATCTG
Above is a window of Streptomyces sp. NBC_00490 DNA encoding:
- a CDS encoding MarR family winged helix-turn-helix transcriptional regulator, producing the protein MGDTPGSIGIGSEPTLEEQIAAYQREFRDLDPQVEQIVSALSRLNRRMNVAYGRQTSALGISNAEWEVLKALVLSGAPYQMGPSDLAKGLGLTPAAMTHRIDRMVAEGLVTRERDESNRVRVIVELTDEGREKWLEAMRLATVFEEDLLQDLSPEERTSLGDVLTRLLRRVEHAQPDAGGRLSDLG